The region GGAATTTTAAAACAAGAATTTTTGGTGTTTAAATGCACTAGTTTTGATGAGTTAAATTCACTCGTAAAAGAGTCTATTGAAATATATAATTCTGAACGTCCTCATCTTAGTTTGAAAATGAAAACACCGAACCAAATACATAAACAGGGCTGTGGGGGTACCCCCACAGCCCTGTAGTAAACCAATTAACCGTCAATCTATTTTAGGACGGCTCAAATTAAGCCACTGAAGCTAAAAATACCGGCGCGGTTCGATGCAAAATATAAATTAAGAAAGAATTTATGTTATTTCTCTGCTTTTGAGTTGTATGAATTTTTCGGCATTAATTAGTAAATAGTTGAAAGAGTGCCTGTTCTGCCGAATTTCTGTGCCGATAAGACGTAGATAAAGTTTTAGAAATCGGTTACAAGACGTCAGCAATTTTTGAAAAACTGCTGTGTATTCCATGCTGGAACCGGATTTCGGTTCAGTCTAATTGGTGTGTTTATTTTGTCGCAATAAAGAAGGAATTAATATGTTCGGTATCGGTTCTACAGAACTTATCGTAATTTTGGTTGTAGCTTTGATCCTCATTGGACCCCAGAAGCTCCCGGAACTTATCAAAAATCTTGGTAAAGGTCTTTCTGAAGTAAAGAAAATGTCCAATGATGTGAAGTCCACTCTTGACGCTGAGATTTCCGCTGCTGACGAAGAACGCAAGCAGAAGGAAGATCTTGCACGCGAAGCTGCACGCAAAAAGGCTGAAGAAGAAGCCATGGAAAAAGCACGGCAGGCTGAAGCTGAAAAGCAGCAGGACGTAGAGGAAAAACAGCCGACAGCGGATGAAACCGAAGAAGTTGCTGAAGCACCTAAGACCGAGAGCGAGAAAGCATGAGTTCAGCGAAGAAAGATTCGCGTGAAGTAGGGCAGGACAACTCTGAAGAAAAGAAAGCTGAAGAGTCTGTTTCAGAATCCCTGAATCCTGAACAGGAAACAGGCGAAGATTCTGAGTCCGAAGCCGCATTACCAGTTGAAAAGAGTGCAGGCGGTGTTGACCTGCATGAAGAAGCGGCTGATGCGGAAGGTGAAGACGAAGAGGAGCTTGATGAAGAAGAAGCTCCTATGACTTTTCTTGAGCATCTGGAGGAGCTGCGCCGCCGTTTTGTCAGGATCATGATCGCTTGCGGTATAGGCTTCTTGGCTTGCTATTCTTTTGCCAAGCCGCTTTTCTCTTTGCTTATGGCTCCGCTTGTTGCGGTTTTGCCTCCCGATTCTACTTTGATCTTTACCTCCCTGCCGGAAGGTTTTGTTACTTATCTGAAAGTAGCTGGTGTAGCCGGTGTTTTTGCTGTCTCTCCGTATATATTTACTCAGATCTGGGGCTTTATCGCTCCCGGACTTTATGAGCATGAGCGCAAGTGGATGATTCCCTTGGCATTTTTGTCCGCATTTTTCTTTGTGGGCGGTGCCTTGTTCGGGTATTATGTGGTATTCCCTTTCGGGTGTGAATTTTTCATGGGCTTTGCCGATGAATTCATCAAACCGATGCCTACTTTGCGTGAATATTTAGGATTTTCGCTTAAATTGCTTTTTGCTTTTGGGCTTATATTTGAGCTGCCCCTGTTTATTTTCTTTCTTGCCAGATTGGGAGTGGTCACAGCCGAGGGGCTGCGCAGCAAACGGAAATACGCCATTCTGGTTTGTTTTATCTGCTCCGCAATTTTGACCCCGCCGGATGTCATGACTCAGACTTTGATGGCCGGTCCGTTGATTTTATTGTATGAAATAGGTATCTGGGTCTCTTACTTTTTCGGTAAGCGCGGTGGCATAAATTTGAAAAAAGCTGAATCTGAAAATGGTGGACCCGATGATTCCGGTCCTGATGGTTCCGGTCCCGGCGGTGGTTCTTCTGATGAACCTGCTGCTGAGGAGCAGCCGGAAGCAGAACAGTCCGAGTCAGAAAAAGACGGCGCTGACAACAAAAAGAATTCTAAGACTGAAAAAAAGTCCAAGCCTGAGGACTCCGGCTACGACGAAGATTTGATTGAAATGTAATGGCCGAAAATACGGCTGATTTATAAGAGAGGTTGGTTTTGTCTCAGAGATCCGCATCAATTACCCGTAGCACCAAGGAAACTGATATCGCCTTGAAACTGGATATCGATGGTGAGGGCCTTACCTCTATCGATACCGGAGTAGGGTTTGCCGATCACATGCTTACCCTGATGAGTTTCTGGGCCGGCTTTGATCTGGACCTTAAATGCAAAGGCGACCTTGAAATTGATTCGCACCATACGCTTGAAGATATCGCTCTCGTGCTAGGACAGGCCCTGTCCGAAAGCATGGGGGATAAAAAAGGTATAAACCGTATCGGCTTTGCTAAAGTGCCGATGGATGAAGCTCTGGTGGAGGTTGTAATTGACCTTTCAGGGCGGGCCTATCTTGTGTATGATGATGACATCCTGCCCCCGATTATTGCCGGGGATGAACGGGATGTCTGGCGTGAATTTTTCAAGTCACTGGCTTTCAAGGCCGGTATGAACCTGCACATCAAGTTTGAATACGGACGTAACGGACACCACCTTCTCGAAGGGGCGTTCAAAGCTCTTGGCCTTGCCTTCCGCAATGCTCTTTCCGTTGAACGACAGGGTGTTTCCAGTACTAAAGGGAGTCTCGACTGATGAAACGGCTTTTCCCTCTCCTAATTCTTTGTGTTTTTGCCCTTACCACCTTTAGCGGGTGCGTAAGTAAGAGCGAGATTATTAAACTGCCGCGTCCTTCCGGTAAGATCGCCGTCGCAGGATTCACCAACCCGGTCTTTAACTGGGAGTTACTTGCAGGATATCTGCCGCAGGAAGGAAGACCTATCAAGAAGGATATCCTCCAGAAACTGGACGATAAAATGGTTCAGGTGCTTAGCAAGCACGGCGTTACCGCTTTTGCGCGTCCCGCGATTACCCGTCAGTGTCAGGAAATTGAAGTTTTTGAAAATCTCGGAGGTCGTCGCGAGGCCGCTTTTGCTTATTGGGTTAAGGTCGGCAAGTGTATGAGTGCCGATTATATTTTGGTTCCGCAGATTCTTTTCTGGCAGGACCTTCGCGGCATGCAGAAGGCTGATTTCAATATCCAGCCCGCATCTGTAATTATTGATCTGTATCTTATTGATGTTAACAACAGGCGTATTGTTAGAAGATTCCATTTTGATGAAACTCAGCAGACTCTTATGGAGAACGTGCTGGAAGCCGATACCTTCTTTAAACGTGGCGGCAAATGGGTTACCGCAATGGATCTTTCTGACGAGGCCCTTGAGACCGGACTTATGGAGCTTGGTTTATGATAGTTTTTCCCGCCGTGGACATTAAAGATGGCGTTTGTGTGCGTCTTTCTCAGGGACAGGCAGATGCCGTCACCGTATTTTCCAGTGATCCTGTTGCTCAGGCAAAGTACTGGGAAAATCAGGGCGCAAGGT is a window of Maridesulfovibrio sp. DNA encoding:
- the tatC gene encoding twin-arginine translocase subunit TatC, producing the protein MSSAKKDSREVGQDNSEEKKAEESVSESLNPEQETGEDSESEAALPVEKSAGGVDLHEEAADAEGEDEEELDEEEAPMTFLEHLEELRRRFVRIMIACGIGFLACYSFAKPLFSLLMAPLVAVLPPDSTLIFTSLPEGFVTYLKVAGVAGVFAVSPYIFTQIWGFIAPGLYEHERKWMIPLAFLSAFFFVGGALFGYYVVFPFGCEFFMGFADEFIKPMPTLREYLGFSLKLLFAFGLIFELPLFIFFLARLGVVTAEGLRSKRKYAILVCFICSAILTPPDVMTQTLMAGPLILLYEIGIWVSYFFGKRGGINLKKAESENGGPDDSGPDGSGPGGGSSDEPAAEEQPEAEQSESEKDGADNKKNSKTEKKSKPEDSGYDEDLIEM
- the tatB gene encoding Sec-independent protein translocase protein TatB, with product MFGIGSTELIVILVVALILIGPQKLPELIKNLGKGLSEVKKMSNDVKSTLDAEISAADEERKQKEDLAREAARKKAEEEAMEKARQAEAEKQQDVEEKQPTADETEEVAEAPKTESEKA
- the hisB gene encoding imidazoleglycerol-phosphate dehydratase HisB is translated as MSQRSASITRSTKETDIALKLDIDGEGLTSIDTGVGFADHMLTLMSFWAGFDLDLKCKGDLEIDSHHTLEDIALVLGQALSESMGDKKGINRIGFAKVPMDEALVEVVIDLSGRAYLVYDDDILPPIIAGDERDVWREFFKSLAFKAGMNLHIKFEYGRNGHHLLEGAFKALGLAFRNALSVERQGVSSTKGSLD